The sequence CAGACCCACCAGGGGGCCGATGTTGTCCACGGCCGCCGTGGCCACCTCCTTGGCGGCCCAGAACTGAAGGAAGCCCTTCGGGAGCATGGACAGGACGGAGGTCACGCCCGGCGCCTTGGCGCCTGTCTCGGGGTCGACGTAGAACCGGCTGCCGGAACGTTGAATGGTGTTGAGTGCTGCCACGGGTCTCTCCGCTCGCTCACGGGCCCCGAGGGGCCGCGCTCAGTCGCTTACGCCGTCATCTACTGGGGCCCGTGACGGCCGGCTCTGTGATGGAACGGGCCCAGCGTGAGCGGGCGTATCGCGGCGACGTGCGGCCCGGGCCGACTCTCCTGTCTGCGCACCGCTCCGGCTCGACCGCCGGCCGCACGTCGGATGGCGAGGGGCGGCTAGGGGAAACCCTGCTGTGGTAACGGGCCAATCGGGCACAACAGCTGACAGGCCAAGGGCTGCCCAATTCGCGGGCCAGCGTACGGGCGCCGTCGAAGGTGGGCGGACGGCCCGGCCCGCCGCGATGCATGGCCCCAGCCCAGGCAGACCACCGGCCAAAGACCGCGGAGCCAACCTCGATCACAGCTGTGAAACACAGGGCTCGCGGTATTGCATCGTCAATGGCCATGCTCCAGGCCGCGCCGAGGTCGCGAGAGATGGGGCAGCGACTTAGGCTAGTAGTTAATGGGTAGCGCTTTCGGTGGTCCACCAGGATTGTTAGCGCCGCACACCGGTCGCAATTCGCGGAAGGAAAGGTGTGCAATGCCGCAAGTGACGATAGATAATCTTCCATGGCTGATTGCGGCAGCCCTGTTCTTGCTGCTGATCGTGCGCGATTGGGTCAAGAAGAAGCTGACCGCCCTCTTGGACTGGATATACGAGCGGACATATAGCAGGCTCGCTGGCTCAACACTGTTCCGGCGATCAGCGGTACGACGTTACGCAGCTGCCGTGCAGCGCAAGAACGAGAGCGTACCGATTCCATTCTTGGAAAATCGCCCCCTTAAAATGCGCAAGATCTACGTCCCAGCCACACTCGAGACGGGCCACAATGGCGAACATCCTGATGCCGCCGAAAGCATCAGGAGTGTTCAAAACGCGATCGTACTCGGAGTCCCAGGTGCAGGAAAGTCGATGCTCCTCCGGCATTCCATCCTTAGTTGGGCAGATAACCGAATGGAGCGGCGCAGGCATAGGCCTCGCCACATTCACTCTCGCGAGTTTACTGAAGTTCCGATTCTAGTCAAGCTACATAGGCTCAACGGAAATGAAAAAGACATCCGTCAGCTGATCGTCGAAGAATTTCAGCGAAATGATTTTCCGCGTGCGGAAAAGTTCGTCACTAGATCCCTTAAGGAAGGCCGCCTCATAGCGCTACTCGACGGTCTCGATGAGGTAACCATGACAGACCGCGCAAGGTCCACCCAAACGATAAAGGATTTCATCCAGGAATTCGACCGGTGCCGTGTCATTGTTACCTGCCGCAGCGCGGTCTATCAAGACACACTGTCAGACGCACTCCCAAATGTTTTCCGAATCTCCGAATTCGATGAAAGGTTAATACGTAGATTCCTATCCCATTGGATGGACATTAACCCTCAAGGGTCGGTCGAGGAGCTAATGGTCACGCTACGGGATACTCCGCGCCTCATGCAACTCGCGCGCAACCCCTTGCTATTGACGATGATTGCGTACCTCTATACCGATGCCTATCAGGGGCAGGGCCAGAATTTGCCGCGCACTAGGGCTGACTTCTATGAGGAGGTTGTTGACGTCATGCTGCGCCGTTGGCATGACGAGCACAACCACTACGCTGCGCGGGAAAAGCGTAGGGTGCTTCAGAGATTGGCTTTGACAGCCCAAGATATTCCACAGTATTCCCTTGACCGCCTCACAGTGCCCGAGGCTGCGGTGCGGGAGGTAACATGTGAAGTACTTGAGGACACTCCACTTGATCCTAAAGATCACGAGGTACCCCTGCTTCGAGAAATCCTCGAGCGAAGCGGTCTGCTGCTTGAGGTAGACGGGGGTGAGCGTTACCAATTCGCGCATCTAACACTGCAGGAATACCTCGCAGCTCGGCAACTCCTGAATAGCCCGACTGAGATTGTTGCGCGGTACCGCCGTGACCCAGCCACGTGGCGCGAGACCGTGCGACTCTGGTGCGGCGCAGCAAATCAGGATTGCGCCCCGGTCATCAACAATGTCTTCCAGCTGGACCAATGCCTAGCCTTCGAGTGTCTTGCTGATGCGCAGCATCTGGCAAATGAAACCGCGGATCGAGTAATTCGACACTTCCAGGAATCACTAGGCACGCTCGACGACCCTCAGGTCATCAAGGCTTTCGGCACCGTCGCGTCGGATCCCCGCCCACGGGGTAAGGAAATACTCCGATTCCTCGCCGACAAAGCGACAAAAACTGATGAATCTTCCAGTCGCCGAGCTGCCGTGGCAGCTTTGGCCGCCACGAACCTGCCAGCCGTGGCCACGACCCTAGCTGGACTTCTGGGCACGGCCGAAGGAGTCCGTGAATCTATTACCAGCATGGGCGATATCGCGGTCGACGCCCTGGGCGATGCTTCCGGACGAGGATGCCTGGACGCTGTAGAACCATTGGCCACTATCGGCACGCCGAATGCCGCCCGGAAACTCGCCGATATTTGTTACGACTCTCATTCCAACGGACGAATTGCCGTTATTTCCGCGTGGCATTTGGCGGCTATGATCCGAATTCCTGAGATCGAGGAATCTCTGCGTTGGCACGCTCCGCGCATAAACACCTCCACGGCAATCGATCATTCAGGTGACTGGTTCGGTGCGCGCTTCGAAGCAGATCAGAAAATGCGAGTTCTGGCGAATCGGATTGGTTGCCTCCTCGGCTCAAATGACGCCTCCGGGAAGGAAGCCGAGATGGCATGCGAGGCCAAACCCGACTCTGTAATCACGATTGATCGCCGCATCGGAATCCCGCTCGCTACTGGATCAGCATGGCTCCCAGACTGGTCACAGATGAACGTCAGATATACGGCCGCATCTCACGATCTTGAGAAATTGACAGGGAACAGCCCGGGCTCCGCCATCAGAATGCGATATCACCGGGGAGCACACGAAGATCATACAGTCCCTCTCTGGGAATTGCTATTTATGATTCGACATTCCGGACGCACGCACCCGGAACTGTCAGCCGAGGAGGCTTGGTCAATCCTTGAGCGTATAATCAGCGCAACGGTGAACGACGGCGCTTCCCATAGAGCAATCATGTTGCTCCGACTCCTCTCACCTAAGGACCGCATTGCTCTTATCCAACTCCAGGTAGCAAATACCTCGCGAGCCCTACGGGAATCGTGGGTTGACGCCTCTCGGGAAGTGACATACCCGCAATTTAGATACGGAATCCACTACCGTATCGCTATAGCCCTGACAGTCCTGATCACGGCCGCTGCATGTCACCGAGCCGTGCTCGCAGGAACCGGGATATCGCCCTGGGGGCCAGGTTGGCTCGGCTGGACTGCGGTTGGGGCTATAGTGACAGGGTGGATTGCATTGATAGCCGACGGCGCTCTAGTTGATGAGTACACCCTTGCTTACAGGGGCCTAGCAGGCTTGCTTACGGGGCCAATTGATTTGATCGACGGAATTGACGCGGAGGATCGACTTCTGGGGCTGGCCACAACCCTCTTTGCTCCCATGACATTCTTCTTCTCCTTCCTTGAGGTGATGAATTCATTCGGCGTATTCACTGCTGCACTTTCCTTCATCCTGTGGATGGCCTTGGTTGCGGCCCTCTGCTGGCGGGGCTGGCGGCTCGCTCGGATAGCGCACGCCCCATTCCGGGAAATGTTCGATTCCGATAGAGTCGTTGACTTGCCCTATTGGCGTCCTCTATTGTGAGACACTCCCAAGTAATTCAGTGCCGCTCTGCCACACCTAGTGTCCGAGCCAAACGGCCTAGTGGCCGGTGCCATAACCTACGACTCCTCCGGCAGCGTCGCCGGGTTGTACTTGGCCGCCACCTTCCGGGACGCGCCCTCGCCCAGGAACAGGAGGATCAGGAACGTGATCGCATCCACGGCCTGGTCATTCACGGCCACGTCCGCTACGGCGGGGATGTAGTGGCCCACCAGAACCAGGAGCGCACCTAGAGCGGTCCGTACCCGGACGGGGTTGTCCCGAAGGGCCTGGCGGATGAGGTCGATCATTCAGTCTCCCAACGTGTCGATCAAAGCGCGGACGCTGGCCAGGAGTTCGACCAACGTCCCGGTGTTGTGGAGCACGTGGTCCGGCTCCATGCCGTCCAGCTCCGTTTCCGAGGCGTGTTCACCGGCCTGTCCCGCTAGGCCCGCGCCCGGCCGCTCCACGCGAACGACCACGGCCCCCTCCGCCCGAAGGGCGCCCAGCTCGTTGGCGTACCGCACGTCCGCGACGATGCACGGCAGCTTCCATTCCGTCCCCTGGCGCACCTGGGCCAGGACCGGGCGCACCCAGAAGTCCGGGTCTCGGTCCCGGATGGCTTGGCCGTACTCCTGGAGGAGTCGCCGGACCTCAGGCAGGGCCTTGGCCCCCTCCCATCCACCGTGGTCCTCCAGGGTGTCCACCAGGTGGTAGTCCTCGTAGCAACAGCACGAATGCACCAAGGGGTTAAGGCGGATCAGAGCCGCCTTAAGTTCATCGGCGAACGCCAGGCGGGTGTAGGCCGCGTGCCGGCCGAATTCGGCGGCCACGGTGTCCTTGCCGGACCGTGCCTTGCCGATGAGCGCGATGTGGGGAAAGGACAGGGGTCCTCCAGGCGTAGCGCGCCCTGGGGCGCGGGGTGTTTGTCGTCGTGCACTGGTGCTCGTTACACGGCGCCCGTGGCTTTCAGGGCCGCCGCGATCAGGGTTCCGGCGGAGGTGAGGGCCGCCACGGGCAGGGCGTAGCGCCACCGCTCCAGGCCCCGGAGTCGGGTTTCGTGGTCGGTCAGGGTCTGGGTGACGGCTTCGTGGGTCTGGGACAGGCTCCGTACATCGCCGCGCAGCGCCACCAGTTCGTCATAGATTTCGCGGGCACCGATGGTGACGCCGCCCAGCTCGTCACGCTCGCTCACGTCTGTCTCACCCCTTCACGGTGAACCCGTGCTTCGTGCCCAGGAGGCGGAGCGAGGCGATACCCGGGATGCCGTCCGGCGGGCCGCCGACGCGGGCCCGCTTCTGCCAGTTCGCGTACGCGATGCGGGTCATGGACCCGAACGAACCGTCGCACCAACGGCCGTCCAACAGGCCCTCCGCCTTCAACGCCGCCTCCACATGGCGCACGTCGGCCGGGTAGGTCGTGCCGCCCTGGCGGAGGTCCGGGTCACGGACGGCAGCCGCGCGGATGCGGGCCAGGGACACCACCGGCTTGGACTTGGCCGGGGGCTTGGCGCCCTTGTCCGGGATGCTGATCTTGTCGCCGGGGTGGATCAGGTCCGGGTTTTTAATCTGGGGGTTGATCGCCAGAAGGGCCGCGAGGGACACCCCAGCGGAGGCCGCGATCTTGCCCAGGGTCTGACCGGC is a genomic window of Streptomyces gilvosporeus containing:
- a CDS encoding NACHT domain-containing protein; translated protein: MPQVTIDNLPWLIAAALFLLLIVRDWVKKKLTALLDWIYERTYSRLAGSTLFRRSAVRRYAAAVQRKNESVPIPFLENRPLKMRKIYVPATLETGHNGEHPDAAESIRSVQNAIVLGVPGAGKSMLLRHSILSWADNRMERRRHRPRHIHSREFTEVPILVKLHRLNGNEKDIRQLIVEEFQRNDFPRAEKFVTRSLKEGRLIALLDGLDEVTMTDRARSTQTIKDFIQEFDRCRVIVTCRSAVYQDTLSDALPNVFRISEFDERLIRRFLSHWMDINPQGSVEELMVTLRDTPRLMQLARNPLLLTMIAYLYTDAYQGQGQNLPRTRADFYEEVVDVMLRRWHDEHNHYAAREKRRVLQRLALTAQDIPQYSLDRLTVPEAAVREVTCEVLEDTPLDPKDHEVPLLREILERSGLLLEVDGGERYQFAHLTLQEYLAARQLLNSPTEIVARYRRDPATWRETVRLWCGAANQDCAPVINNVFQLDQCLAFECLADAQHLANETADRVIRHFQESLGTLDDPQVIKAFGTVASDPRPRGKEILRFLADKATKTDESSSRRAAVAALAATNLPAVATTLAGLLGTAEGVRESITSMGDIAVDALGDASGRGCLDAVEPLATIGTPNAARKLADICYDSHSNGRIAVISAWHLAAMIRIPEIEESLRWHAPRINTSTAIDHSGDWFGARFEADQKMRVLANRIGCLLGSNDASGKEAEMACEAKPDSVITIDRRIGIPLATGSAWLPDWSQMNVRYTAASHDLEKLTGNSPGSAIRMRYHRGAHEDHTVPLWELLFMIRHSGRTHPELSAEEAWSILERIISATVNDGASHRAIMLLRLLSPKDRIALIQLQVANTSRALRESWVDASREVTYPQFRYGIHYRIAIALTVLITAAACHRAVLAGTGISPWGPGWLGWTAVGAIVTGWIALIADGALVDEYTLAYRGLAGLLTGPIDLIDGIDAEDRLLGLATTLFAPMTFFFSFLEVMNSFGVFTAALSFILWMALVAALCWRGWRLARIAHAPFREMFDSDRVVDLPYWRPLL